From a single Macrobrachium rosenbergii isolate ZJJX-2024 chromosome 9, ASM4041242v1, whole genome shotgun sequence genomic region:
- the LOC136841640 gene encoding facilitated trehalose transporter Tret1-like, with translation MMESGASSAQLVDDSKKPSYATQYLGAFSACMGALNFEVAVGYSSPAGSMLVKPENMTYNNDTDGELYLSEGQNSWYGSTINIGAFIGGPLGGLLISTIGRKGAMFSTFVGFLISWLLTIFAQNFAMLISSRIVLGLATGITCIAANTYIGELASVDIRGTLGSGFQLMVVIGIEFAYIFGAIVDTWQLLAIICMCPIFVFFVLILISKESPVYLLSKGKEKEAMGSLQFFRGKDYNIQRELDMMRADMEEARENKASVKYLLVNPHLLKPLTISLALMFFQQASGVSAVLFNLTSIFKEAGTDIPESLSSILVGLVQIVATAASSLFIDRAGRKILLTGSALFMAISLAALGFFFYEKAIGQADSLQWLPLVSLMLFITSASIGYGPIPWLMMNELFPRAVAGKASSLSIMMNCSMSFISTLTFTPLQDVIHDYGVFWMFASVCVMNVAFCVLVVPETKGKTVEEISAYFGAPSPLKSGPNEKPKIDISIIS, from the exons ATGATGGAATCGGGAGCCTCATCTGCCCAGCTCGTCGACGACTCCAAGAAGCCCTCTTATGCCACCCAGTACCTCGGTGCCTTCTCGG CATGTATGGGAGCTTTAAACTTCGAAGTAGCTGTAGGCTACAGTTCACCGGCTGGATCCATGCTAGTCAAACCAGAGAACATGACTTATAACAACGACACAGACGGCGAGCTTTATCTGTCGGAAGGCCAAAACAGCTGGTATGGGTCCACCATTAACATCGGCGCTTTCATAGGAGGTCCTCTAGGAGGTCTACTCATCAGCACCATTGGAAGGAAGGGAGCCATGTTTTCTACCTTCGTAGGATTCCTTATATCATGGCTTCTTACAA tttttgctCAGAACTTTGCTATGCTCATCTCCTCTCGTATTGTTCTTGGTCTCGCAACTGGAATCACTTGCATTGCAGCCAACACTTATATTGGAGAACTGGCATCCGTGGACATCAGAGGAACACTTG GCAGTGGCTTCCAGTTGATGGTGGTTATAGGGATtgaatttgcatacattttcggCGCTATTGTGGACACGTGGCAGTTACTCGCTATCATATGTATGTGTCCAATCTTTGTCTTTTTCGTGCTGATTCTGATTTCCAAAGAATCTCCAGTGTACCTCCTCTccaagggaaaggaaaaggaagcaatGGGCTCTCTGCAGTTCTTCAGAG GAAAGGATTACAACATCCAGAGGGAACTTGACATGATGAGGGCCGATATGGAAGAGGCAAGAGAAAACAAGGCTTCAGTCAAGTATCTGCTCGTCAATCCCCATCTGCTGAAACCTCTCACCATCTCGTTGGCTCTCATGTTCTTCCAGCAGGCCTCCGGCGTCAGTGCTGTTCTCTTCAACTTGACGAGTATTTTCAAG GAGGCAGGCACTGACATCCCAGAGAGCCTAAGTTCAATCTTGGTTGGTCTAGTCCAAATTGTGGCGACTGCAGCTTCTTCACTGTTTATTGACAGAGCCGGACGCAAAATCCTTCTCACTGGATCAGCTTTATTCATGGCTATTTCTCTGG CGGCATTGGGCTTCTTCTTTTATGAGAAGGCGATAGGCCAAGCCGACTCCCTCCAATGGCTGCCTTTGGTGTCTCTCATGCTGTTCATCACTTCCGCCTCCATTGGCTATGGACCCATTCCTTGGCTTATGATGA atGAGCTTTTCCCAAGAGCAGTAGCAGGTAAAGCCAGCAGCCTCAGCATCATGATGAACTGTTCCATGTCTTTCATCAGCACTCTAACATTCACTCCACTGCAG GACGTTATCCACGACTATGGAGTTTTCTGGATGTTCGCCTCCGTGTGCGTCATGAACGTGGCCTTCTGTGTTCTCGTCGTCCCAGAGACCAAGGGCAAAACCGTGGAGGAGATCAGTGCCTACTTCGGAGCCCCATCTCCGCTCAAGAGCGGCCCAAATGAGAAACCAAAGATTGACATCAGCATCATCTCATAA